In Thermodesulfobium sp. 4217-1, a single genomic region encodes these proteins:
- the gatC gene encoding Asp-tRNA(Asn)/Glu-tRNA(Gln) amidotransferase subunit GatC — translation MIDRETILHVANLARLELKDDEVDKLKEDLGNILNYFITLNDVNTDNVAPTFHPFPINNIFREDIVKESFSVDDILSNAPSSATTYFLVPRIVEEKNGN, via the coding sequence TTGATTGATAGGGAGACAATACTGCATGTAGCCAATCTAGCAAGATTGGAACTAAAAGATGATGAAGTAGACAAGCTTAAAGAGGATCTTGGCAATATTTTGAACTATTTTATTACATTAAACGACGTAAATACCGATAATGTGGCTCCTACTTTTCACCCCTTTCCCATAAATAATATATTTAGAGAAGATATCGTGAAAGAGTCCTTTTCTGTGGATGATATTCTGTCGAATGCCCCAAGTAGCGCTACGACCTACTTTTTAGTTCCCAGAATTGTGGAGGAAAAAAATGGAAACTAA
- a CDS encoding HisA/HisF-related TIM barrel protein — MFEIVPAIDIYHDKVVRLYQGDFDKVKVYGDAEEFLDKLKSSGIGFVHIIDLEASKIGRFTAFNVLEMAKSKGFVVQWGGGVRRYEDVKDLVKLGADRIIIGTVAFTDEETLEAILRDFGNKILISLDFRDAKLCFHGWTSSISIELKDLQNKFVNRNNLGFLVTDINRDGTLSNPSLELFESIRNIFPKHNLIGAGGISKKEHVQTLEDIGFNGAVIGKAWMEGHIKFFDGKVV; from the coding sequence ATGTTTGAAATAGTGCCTGCAATTGACATATATCATGATAAAGTGGTCAGACTTTATCAGGGTGATTTTGATAAGGTGAAGGTATATGGAGACGCTGAAGAATTTCTTGATAAGCTAAAGTCTTCTGGAATAGGTTTTGTTCATATAATTGATCTGGAGGCCTCTAAAATTGGCAGATTTACTGCCTTTAACGTTCTGGAAATGGCTAAATCAAAAGGTTTTGTTGTTCAATGGGGAGGAGGGGTAAGAAGATACGAAGACGTTAAGGATTTGGTAAAGTTGGGAGCAGATAGAATTATCATTGGTACGGTTGCATTTACCGATGAAGAGACTCTTGAAGCAATTTTAAGAGACTTTGGAAACAAAATTCTAATTTCTTTAGATTTCAGAGATGCGAAACTTTGTTTTCATGGATGGACTTCTTCAATTTCTATAGAATTAAAAGACTTGCAAAATAAGTTCGTTAATAGAAATAATCTGGGTTTTTTGGTTACAGACATAAATAGAGACGGAACTCTTTCTAACCCTTCATTGGAGCTATTTGAGAGTATTAGAAATATATTCCCAAAACACAATTTGATTGGCGCTGGCGGCATATCCAAGAAAGAACACGTTCAAACCCTTGAGGATATAGGTTTTAACGGTGCTGTAATAGGTAAAGCATGGATGGAAGGTCATATAAAATTTTTTGACGGAAAGGTAGTTTAA
- the hisB gene encoding imidazoleglycerol-phosphate dehydratase HisB, with amino-acid sequence MSDEASVKKIIRASSVKRKTNETDIELEINLDGIGDSSIQTGIGFFDHMLSTLSRHSNIDMKLKCNGDLFVDYHHSIEDVGIVIGEAILKALGNKAGIKRFSDKILPMDDALVLCAIDISGRSYFSYDVDFECEMIGKFNTELVEVFFNSLAMNLKINLHLKKLSGFNSHHIAEACFKSFALCLKDALSLTNSESIPSVKGCI; translated from the coding sequence ATGAGCGATGAAGCAAGTGTGAAAAAAATAATCAGGGCCTCAAGCGTAAAAAGGAAAACTAATGAAACCGATATCGAATTGGAGATAAATTTAGATGGTATTGGTGATAGCTCAATTCAGACTGGCATTGGTTTTTTCGATCACATGCTTAGCACTCTTTCAAGACACTCTAATATCGATATGAAGCTAAAATGTAATGGAGACTTGTTTGTCGATTACCACCATAGTATTGAAGATGTGGGGATTGTTATTGGAGAGGCGATTTTGAAAGCTTTAGGAAATAAAGCTGGCATAAAAAGATTTTCTGATAAGATTTTGCCAATGGATGATGCTTTGGTCTTGTGTGCTATTGATATTTCTGGGAGATCTTATTTTTCATATGACGTTGACTTTGAATGTGAAATGATTGGGAAGTTCAATACAGAGCTTGTTGAAGTTTTCTTTAATTCTCTTGCAATGAATTTAAAAATTAATCTTCATTTAAAAAAATTATCTGGCTTTAATAGCCATCATATTGCAGAGGCTTGTTTTAAATCGTTTGCTCTGTGTCTAAAAGATGCTCTGTCGCTAACGAATTCTGAATCTATTCCTTCTGTTAAGGGGTGCATCTAA
- the purE gene encoding 5-(carboxyamino)imidazole ribonucleotide mutase: protein MISIVIGSYNDYETIIPAIKELKKFNLKFELVVSSAHRNTEETIEWAKKAESRGVEVIIAVAGLAAHLPGVLAAVTTLPVIGVPLANSPVSGMDSMFSIVQMPSGVPVATVGLGNVKNAIYLAMRILAIKYPDIKSKVLKNTEDMKKNIHEQNKVLQEKLKDL from the coding sequence ATGATTTCAATAGTAATAGGAAGTTACAACGATTATGAAACTATCATTCCAGCAATCAAAGAACTTAAAAAATTTAATTTAAAATTTGAACTGGTAGTGAGCTCTGCTCACAGAAATACTGAAGAAACAATAGAATGGGCAAAAAAAGCTGAGAGTAGGGGCGTAGAGGTTATTATAGCTGTTGCAGGCCTTGCTGCTCATCTGCCGGGCGTCTTAGCTGCGGTAACAACTTTGCCTGTTATAGGAGTTCCTCTTGCTAATTCCCCAGTCTCAGGCATGGATTCGATGTTTTCTATAGTCCAAATGCCGTCAGGGGTGCCTGTTGCAACAGTTGGGCTTGGAAACGTTAAAAATGCAATTTATCTTGCTATGAGAATTCTTGCAATAAAATATCCTGATATAAAGAGTAAGGTTTTAAAAAATACAGAAGATATGAAGAAAAACATTCATGAACAAAACAAGGTTCTTCAAGAGAAATTAAAGGATCTTTAA
- a CDS encoding DUF2837 family protein: MLFLIMLFDFSIHLSEATASSLRLAGLRTGKITTSISFYNIIALISRMSNMFQAPLLGVLVDTAVLTGNIDRLGFNFRTVIFCGALGDVLAIVLMPYSIAFFSRIILWFDETGSVPMALLKLLRFKNLKLIYKDLSSVKFLKRFEEFDFHKIPKSFIFFNIIVVAVYTVGVMSSLFAGAHLAAYRVTATQLSGIVNGVATILMAFVVDPTAALITDDALHKRRTYNNVESMVYLLLFTRVLGSLVLAQIIFLPATWYIMSVTTFLHK; the protein is encoded by the coding sequence TTGCTCTTTTTAATAATGCTTTTTGATTTTTCTATTCACCTTTCAGAGGCTACTGCATCATCTTTGCGCTTAGCTGGTCTAAGGACTGGTAAAATAACTACTTCCATATCTTTTTACAACATCATCGCTTTAATATCAAGGATGTCAAATATGTTTCAGGCACCACTTTTAGGGGTATTAGTTGATACCGCTGTTTTAACAGGAAATATTGACAGATTAGGATTTAATTTTAGAACTGTTATATTTTGTGGAGCATTGGGAGACGTTCTGGCAATAGTACTTATGCCATATTCTATAGCTTTTTTTTCGAGAATAATTCTTTGGTTTGATGAAACTGGTTCTGTGCCAATGGCACTACTCAAATTGCTGAGGTTTAAAAATTTAAAGTTAATTTATAAAGACTTATCAAGTGTAAAATTTTTAAAAAGATTTGAAGAATTTGATTTCCATAAGATACCGAAAAGTTTTATATTTTTTAATATAATTGTTGTTGCAGTATATACAGTTGGGGTAATGTCATCTCTATTTGCTGGAGCTCATCTGGCTGCTTACAGGGTGACAGCTACTCAGCTTTCGGGAATTGTAAATGGCGTAGCTACTATATTGATGGCCTTTGTCGTAGATCCTACTGCTGCTTTGATTACCGATGATGCGCTGCATAAAAGAAGAACATATAATAATGTCGAGTCAATGGTTTATTTGCTGCTATTCACAAGAGTATTGGGATCTCTTGTTCTGGCTCAGATAATATTTTTGCCAGCAACCTGGTATATAATGAGTGTAACGACTTTTTTACATAAATAA
- the purF gene encoding amidophosphoribosyltransferase, which translates to MCGIFGILCPAKRDVAKHTYFALYSLQHRGQESCGIAATDGTSMMIQRSMGLVSSAFSERELQELYGYAALGHVRYSTTGRPNIENAQPLKMRYKGGTFALAHNGNIVNIKELREQVSNLGISPHTSSDTELMGHIIANNFKSDFKSTLADVCNRFIGAYSLVFLTEEEIYAIRDPWGFRPLCMGSYEDGYVVSSETCAFDIIGAKFIKEIGPGEMVRIHKNGYEIEQILEPKGNFLCSFEYIYFARPDSVVSGKRLYEVRKKFGELLAEESPVDADIVVSVPDSGTPAAIGFAQKCKIPFNEVFIKNRYVGRTFIQPTKDLRERGVRLKLNPISELVRGKRVVVVDDSIVRGTTSKEIVKMLWECEPKEIHFRVSSPMVSHPCFYGIDTASRGELLASKMNLEQIRDFLGVNSLAYLSRKSTVEAIGIDYPCLACFGADYPTYIPSEEVREKYALEKNEK; encoded by the coding sequence ATGTGTGGTATATTTGGAATTCTTTGTCCCGCTAAGAGAGATGTAGCAAAGCATACATATTTTGCGTTGTACTCTCTTCAGCATAGAGGACAGGAAAGTTGCGGAATAGCTGCAACTGATGGTACAAGTATGATGATACAACGTTCTATGGGTTTAGTGTCATCTGCATTTTCGGAAAGAGAGCTTCAAGAGTTATATGGTTATGCTGCACTTGGTCACGTTAGATATTCTACTACTGGAAGACCAAATATAGAAAATGCTCAACCGCTGAAAATGAGATATAAGGGCGGAACATTTGCTTTGGCTCATAACGGAAACATTGTAAATATCAAAGAGCTAAGGGAACAAGTTTCTAATTTGGGCATCTCACCGCACACATCTTCTGATACAGAGCTTATGGGTCACATAATAGCAAACAACTTTAAAAGTGATTTTAAATCGACCCTTGCCGACGTGTGCAACAGGTTTATCGGAGCATACTCTTTGGTATTTTTGACTGAAGAAGAGATATATGCTATTAGAGACCCTTGGGGCTTTCGACCGCTTTGTATGGGTTCTTATGAGGACGGATACGTTGTGTCTTCTGAAACTTGTGCTTTTGATATTATCGGAGCAAAGTTTATCAAGGAGATTGGGCCAGGAGAGATGGTAAGAATTCATAAAAATGGTTATGAGATAGAACAAATATTGGAGCCAAAAGGTAACTTTCTGTGCTCCTTTGAATATATATACTTTGCAAGACCTGACTCAGTGGTTTCAGGGAAGAGACTTTATGAAGTTAGGAAAAAATTTGGTGAGCTTTTGGCTGAAGAGTCTCCAGTTGATGCCGATATTGTTGTAAGTGTCCCAGACTCGGGTACTCCCGCTGCGATTGGTTTTGCCCAAAAGTGTAAAATACCTTTCAATGAAGTTTTTATAAAAAACAGGTATGTGGGAAGAACCTTTATCCAACCTACAAAGGATTTAAGAGAAAGGGGTGTTCGTTTAAAGTTAAACCCTATATCAGAATTGGTAAGAGGAAAAAGGGTTGTGGTTGTGGATGATTCTATTGTACGAGGCACAACAAGCAAGGAGATTGTTAAAATGTTATGGGAATGTGAACCCAAAGAGATTCACTTTAGAGTGAGCTCGCCAATGGTGAGCCACCCATGTTTTTATGGTATTGATACGGCATCAAGAGGAGAGCTTTTGGCAAGCAAGATGAATCTAGAGCAAATCAGAGATTTTTTGGGAGTAAACAGCCTGGCATATCTTTCAAGAAAAAGCACTGTTGAGGCCATTGGTATTGATTATCCCTGTTTGGCATGTTTTGGAGCTGATTATCCCACTTATATACCGAGTGAGGAAGTGAGAGAAAAATATGCGCTTGAGAAAAATGAAAAGTAA
- the purD gene encoding phosphoribosylamine--glycine ligase, with protein MGSILVIGSGAREHAIAWRLKKEGKDVFLSPGNGGTSLNWINKILAKDDIESFCKVVGVDMIVIGPEKPLTEGVSDFLRSKGFYVFGPGAEAAKLEGSKVFAKSFMKRNNLPTADFVFYEDEESLNKYFDHCKYPVVIKADGLASGKGVVVVDDKEEANNAVTFLKKNFPEASKYILVEKCLTGKELSVFVLINDKGYVVLDNARDYKRLNDFDEGPNTGGMGSYSPVDDLPDFQVNKIENDIIIPTINALKNEKIAYQGVLYFGIMLTKNGPSILEFNCRFGDPETQVLIPRILNLSELLYAIAKNEQIPEPKISSKKALSVVLAARGYPDNPETDKKIDIDKKVFEDEDTAIFFAGVKRDNNDLLTSSGRVLNVVGMGETFEKAREKAYSLVRYINFEGMYFRRDIGL; from the coding sequence GTGGGTTCAATTTTAGTTATAGGAAGCGGCGCAAGGGAACATGCAATTGCCTGGAGACTTAAAAAAGAAGGAAAGGATGTCTTTCTTTCTCCAGGAAATGGTGGTACATCCCTAAATTGGATAAACAAGATCCTTGCAAAGGATGACATAGAATCCTTTTGTAAAGTAGTAGGCGTGGACATGATAGTTATAGGTCCAGAAAAACCTCTTACTGAAGGAGTTTCTGATTTTTTGAGATCAAAAGGTTTTTATGTTTTTGGTCCTGGTGCTGAAGCGGCAAAATTAGAAGGCAGCAAGGTTTTTGCAAAATCTTTTATGAAGAGAAATAATTTGCCAACAGCAGATTTCGTCTTCTATGAAGATGAGGAATCATTGAATAAATATTTTGATCATTGCAAATATCCGGTGGTCATAAAGGCAGATGGTCTTGCATCTGGCAAAGGAGTAGTAGTTGTAGATGATAAAGAAGAGGCTAATAACGCAGTGACTTTTCTTAAAAAAAACTTTCCAGAAGCTTCTAAATACATACTTGTAGAAAAATGTCTGACAGGCAAGGAACTTTCTGTATTTGTGTTAATAAATGACAAAGGATATGTTGTTTTAGATAATGCAAGAGATTACAAGAGACTAAATGATTTTGATGAAGGACCGAATACGGGTGGTATGGGGTCTTATTCTCCTGTTGACGATCTGCCCGATTTTCAGGTTAACAAAATTGAAAATGATATAATTATACCCACTATTAATGCTTTAAAGAATGAAAAAATTGCTTATCAGGGCGTTTTATATTTTGGCATAATGTTAACGAAAAATGGGCCATCGATTCTTGAGTTTAACTGTAGATTTGGTGATCCAGAAACCCAAGTGCTTATACCAAGGATTCTTAATTTGTCTGAACTTTTGTATGCTATAGCTAAAAACGAACAAATACCTGAACCAAAAATTTCAAGTAAAAAAGCACTATCAGTTGTTCTTGCTGCCAGAGGATATCCTGATAACCCTGAAACTGATAAAAAGATTGATATTGATAAAAAAGTATTTGAAGATGAAGATACTGCAATTTTCTTCGCAGGGGTAAAAAGAGACAATAATGATCTCTTAACTTCTTCTGGCAGAGTTTTGAACGTGGTAGGCATGGGAGAAACCTTTGAGAAGGCAAGAGAAAAGGCTTATAGCTTGGTTAGATATATTAATTTTGAAGGAATGTATTTTAGGAGGGATATCGGTTTATGA
- the purM gene encoding phosphoribosylformylglycinamidine cyclo-ligase has translation MMSENEFTYAKSGVNIDSANKFIEEIKKITNKAFGSFSENLGDGFAGSYPLDNFGSDFVLLSSCDGVGTKVLVAKKANIWNGIGQDLVAMNVNDILVHGGKPLFFLDYIACSKLDNKIALEIVSSIVEALKPTGGVLLGGETAEMPDLYKKGDWDLSGFVVGVVKRASLLPKNIKSGNILIGLSSNGVHSNGFSLIRKIVKENKVDILKTNTPKGISLARELLKPTKVYYSDVFPFIEKGLINGLAHITGGGIEGNLIRILPKNLKAVVKRDFDIPWIFKWISEYGVSEDEMYKVFNMGIGMILVVNPANVEEILKSLGSNAKIIGKIVASDERRVEFA, from the coding sequence ATGATGTCGGAAAATGAATTTACATATGCAAAATCTGGAGTCAATATTGATAGTGCAAACAAGTTTATTGAAGAAATAAAGAAAATAACCAATAAAGCCTTTGGTTCATTTTCAGAAAATTTAGGAGATGGTTTTGCAGGTTCTTACCCACTTGATAATTTTGGCTCTGACTTTGTCTTATTGTCATCTTGTGATGGAGTAGGGACTAAGGTTTTGGTGGCAAAAAAGGCCAATATTTGGAATGGTATCGGACAAGATCTGGTGGCTATGAACGTAAACGACATATTGGTACATGGCGGGAAGCCTTTGTTCTTTTTAGATTATATTGCCTGTTCAAAGTTGGACAATAAAATTGCTCTTGAAATTGTTTCTTCTATAGTAGAGGCATTAAAACCTACTGGCGGTGTACTATTGGGCGGAGAGACTGCTGAAATGCCAGATCTTTATAAAAAAGGTGATTGGGATCTCTCTGGATTTGTAGTAGGGGTGGTAAAAAGAGCCTCTCTTTTGCCAAAAAATATTAAATCTGGCAATATATTAATAGGGTTATCTTCGAATGGAGTCCACAGCAATGGATTTTCATTGATAAGAAAGATAGTTAAAGAAAACAAAGTTGATATATTGAAGACCAACACCCCTAAAGGTATCAGTTTGGCAAGGGAGCTTCTAAAACCTACAAAAGTTTATTATTCTGATGTTTTTCCCTTTATCGAAAAGGGTTTGATTAATGGACTTGCACATATTACTGGAGGTGGTATAGAAGGCAACTTAATAAGGATTTTGCCTAAGAATCTAAAGGCAGTGGTAAAAAGGGATTTCGATATACCCTGGATTTTCAAGTGGATTTCAGAATACGGTGTAAGTGAAGATGAAATGTATAAGGTTTTTAATATGGGAATAGGAATGATATTAGTCGTAAACCCCGCTAATGTGGAAGAAATTTTAAAGTCTTTGGGTTCAAATGCTAAGATTATAGGTAAAATTGTTGCCTCTGATGAGAGGAGAGTTGAATTTGCATAG
- the purH gene encoding bifunctional phosphoribosylaminoimidazolecarboxamide formyltransferase/IMP cyclohydrolase — MQRALISVYNKSGIEEFAKELNKLGFGLLSTGGTAKYLKSFDFPVIEVSEYTHFPEILGGRVKTLHPIIFGGILAQRDNPNHIQQIKNLDTIDVVVVNLYPFLETMNRGAPIEEIIEMIDVGGVALIRAAAKNYKDVLVLIDPNDYNKTIELLRNNTMTLEYRKYLAAKAFQHTASYDSHIAAYFSDDLFQEQFTLTGKRIQSLRYGENPHQKAFLYKTEDGYPLDAEFLSGKELSFNNIVDIDAALRFLNDFIDEKAIVVIKHNQACGFAVADDLLTSYAKAYEGDKESAFGGILAINGDVDEVLAREIYKNFYEVIYANDFSEKALEILREKRNLRILRGSTKRTNWNFNIKQIGAGFLLQTEDFLKMDNFEVVTEVKPDEKTMKDLIFAWKLCKNFKSNSIVFAKDGQLVGSGAGQTSRVMSVKIAGMRAMDKSAGSSLASDGFFPFKDSVTLAGEYGIKAIIQPGGSRRDEEVIEEANRLGIPMIFTHRRHFYH; from the coding sequence ATGCAAAGAGCCTTGATAAGTGTTTACAATAAAAGTGGAATTGAAGAATTTGCTAAGGAGCTAAACAAGTTAGGATTTGGTTTACTTTCTACAGGTGGTACTGCAAAATATCTTAAATCTTTTGACTTTCCTGTGATTGAAGTTTCTGAGTATACACACTTTCCTGAGATTCTGGGTGGTAGGGTAAAAACTCTTCATCCAATTATTTTTGGTGGCATTTTAGCTCAAAGAGACAATCCAAATCACATACAACAAATAAAGAATTTAGACACCATTGATGTGGTTGTTGTAAATCTTTATCCATTTTTAGAAACTATGAATAGAGGGGCACCTATAGAAGAAATAATTGAAATGATTGATGTTGGAGGGGTTGCTCTTATAAGGGCTGCTGCAAAAAATTATAAAGATGTTCTCGTTTTGATTGATCCAAATGATTACAACAAGACTATTGAACTTTTAAGAAACAATACAATGACACTTGAATATAGAAAATATCTTGCTGCTAAAGCTTTTCAGCATACAGCTTCTTATGACTCTCATATAGCAGCATATTTTTCTGATGACCTGTTTCAAGAGCAGTTTACTCTCACTGGTAAAAGGATTCAGAGTCTTAGATATGGCGAAAATCCTCATCAGAAAGCCTTTCTTTACAAGACCGAGGATGGATATCCCCTTGATGCTGAATTTCTAAGCGGCAAAGAGCTTTCTTTTAACAATATTGTAGACATAGACGCCGCCCTGCGCTTTCTAAACGATTTTATAGATGAAAAGGCGATAGTGGTTATAAAGCATAACCAAGCTTGCGGATTCGCCGTTGCAGATGATCTTTTAACTAGCTATGCCAAGGCTTATGAGGGAGATAAAGAATCAGCTTTTGGTGGCATTTTAGCTATAAATGGGGATGTGGATGAAGTTCTTGCAAGAGAGATTTATAAAAACTTTTATGAAGTGATATATGCTAATGACTTTAGCGAAAAGGCTTTAGAAATTTTGCGAGAAAAGAGGAATCTTAGGATTTTAAGAGGGTCTACAAAGAGAACCAACTGGAATTTTAACATAAAACAAATTGGTGCTGGCTTCTTACTACAAACGGAAGACTTCCTTAAAATGGACAATTTTGAAGTAGTGACAGAGGTAAAACCCGATGAAAAAACTATGAAAGATTTGATATTTGCATGGAAATTGTGTAAAAACTTTAAGTCTAATTCTATTGTTTTTGCTAAAGACGGCCAATTGGTTGGTTCTGGTGCAGGACAGACAAGTAGAGTGATGTCTGTAAAGATTGCAGGTATGAGAGCTATGGATAAATCTGCTGGTTCAAGTCTTGCTTCTGATGGCTTTTTCCCGTTTAAAGATTCAGTGACCCTTGCAGGTGAATATGGCATTAAGGCAATTATTCAACCAGGCGGCTCTAGGAGAGATGAAGAGGTTATTGAAGAAGCAAATAGATTGGGAATACCCATGATCTTTACTCACAGAAGACATTTCTATCACTAA
- the purN gene encoding phosphoribosylglycinamide formyltransferase, with product MHRLKVGVLASGRGSNFKAIAQKAENVEIVLLVVDKSDAKAIEIAKDLNIPYKVIDRKNFGNKEDFEREIINVLDSYSVELVVLAGFMRILGAEFVEHFKWRTMNIHPSLLPSFPGLHAHNQALEYGVKVSGCTVHFVDTGTDTGPIILQSAVCVLEDDSEESLSSRILEEEHKIYPFAVSLFAQNRLIIDGRKVKIKNI from the coding sequence TTGCATAGACTTAAAGTTGGGGTTTTAGCTTCAGGCAGAGGATCGAATTTTAAAGCTATAGCCCAAAAAGCTGAAAATGTTGAGATAGTTTTATTGGTGGTTGATAAATCTGATGCAAAGGCTATTGAAATAGCAAAGGACTTGAATATTCCTTATAAAGTTATCGATAGAAAAAATTTTGGCAATAAAGAAGATTTTGAAAGAGAAATAATTAACGTTTTAGATTCCTACAGCGTAGAGTTGGTCGTTTTAGCTGGTTTTATGAGAATTTTGGGCGCTGAATTTGTAGAGCATTTTAAGTGGAGAACAATGAATATACATCCTTCATTGTTGCCATCTTTTCCTGGACTTCACGCTCACAATCAAGCTCTCGAATATGGTGTTAAGGTTAGCGGATGCACCGTTCATTTTGTAGATACTGGGACCGATACTGGGCCAATAATTTTGCAGTCTGCCGTATGTGTACTTGAAGATGATAGTGAAGAGAGCCTGTCTTCGAGAATCTTAGAAGAAGAACACAAGATTTACCCTTTTGCTGTTTCATTATTTGCTCAAAATAGGTTAATAATTGATGGAAGAAAGGTAAAAATTAAGAATATATAA
- the hisC gene encoding histidinol-phosphate transaminase, whose protein sequence is MTLFREDLLKVEPYRPVEVDDAIRLDRNESPFNLPLQIKEEIISAFSNLRLNQYPDAWCGSVKEAFTGYIGKIRSEEVTVGNGCDEVIQNVIMAFALNNGPILSFWPTFPTYRIASRNLGLEYIEIPLNEDFTLPLEKTINFIKEKKPSIVILCNPNNPTGNCFPSEDIEEIINSTDGIILIDEVYCEFSKKSFVDKFRSYPNVLILRTLSKAFSGAGIRMGFAFGDKSLIDEVEKVRLPYLLSHFSQIAGNIILKNSNLFIPNIEAINVEIKRIYEGLREMNIQVYPTEANFLLANFNKPTKNIVERLKERKILVRYFPYLPNHIRISAGFKSDTDVLLKELGKIINE, encoded by the coding sequence ATGACGTTGTTTAGAGAAGATCTTTTAAAGGTAGAACCGTATAGGCCAGTAGAAGTAGATGACGCTATAAGGCTTGATAGAAATGAAAGCCCTTTTAATTTACCCTTACAAATAAAAGAAGAAATAATTAGCGCCTTTTCCAATCTGCGACTTAATCAATATCCAGATGCATGGTGCGGTTCTGTTAAAGAAGCTTTTACAGGTTATATCGGCAAGATCAGATCCGAAGAGGTTACTGTGGGAAATGGCTGTGATGAGGTAATACAAAACGTTATCATGGCTTTTGCTTTAAATAATGGGCCCATTCTTTCTTTTTGGCCGACATTTCCTACTTATCGGATAGCATCGAGAAATTTAGGACTCGAATATATTGAAATTCCTTTAAATGAGGACTTTACTTTGCCCTTAGAGAAAACAATAAATTTTATAAAAGAGAAAAAACCATCCATAGTTATTTTATGCAATCCAAATAACCCAACAGGAAACTGTTTTCCGAGTGAGGATATAGAAGAAATAATTAATAGCACAGATGGAATTATATTGATTGATGAAGTATATTGTGAGTTTAGTAAAAAGAGCTTTGTCGACAAATTTAGATCTTATCCAAATGTTTTAATACTGAGAACTCTATCAAAAGCTTTTTCGGGTGCTGGAATAAGGATGGGTTTTGCTTTTGGAGACAAATCGCTTATTGATGAGGTTGAAAAGGTTAGATTGCCATATTTGTTGTCTCATTTTTCCCAGATAGCTGGAAATATTATTCTAAAGAATAGCAATTTATTTATTCCAAATATTGAGGCTATTAACGTTGAGATAAAGAGAATTTATGAAGGCTTAAGAGAGATGAATATTCAAGTATATCCAACTGAAGCCAACTTTTTATTGGCAAATTTTAACAAGCCAACTAAAAATATTGTTGAGAGGCTTAAAGAGAGAAAAATTTTAGTTAGATATTTTCCATATTTGCCTAATCATATAAGAATTTCAGCAGGGTTTAAATCTGATACTGATGTTTTATTAAAGGAGCTAGGTAAAATAATAAATGAGTAA
- the hisH gene encoding imidazole glycerol phosphate synthase subunit HisH codes for MIGVLCYKGGGNLGSVFKAIKYLGYDFKEVWSPEELKKVDAIIFPGQGSFAQAYRSLKEVNLWDSLKEFISENKPFFGICLGLQLLFDYSDEYGFTEGLKIISGKVVEFGPEFIKPHLGWNQVFNTAEFRFFEDIPDASSFYFVHSYYPEVLDLSCKKAFSEYDDKKFACVIEKDNVFACQFHPEKSGRWGLKLLDNFLRSTKF; via the coding sequence ATGATAGGAGTATTGTGCTATAAAGGCGGAGGTAACTTAGGCAGTGTGTTTAAGGCAATAAAATATCTTGGATACGATTTTAAAGAGGTTTGGAGTCCTGAAGAGCTAAAAAAGGTTGATGCTATAATCTTTCCTGGACAGGGTTCTTTTGCGCAGGCATATAGGTCTCTTAAAGAGGTGAATCTATGGGATTCCCTCAAGGAATTTATATCAGAAAACAAACCCTTTTTCGGAATTTGCTTAGGGTTGCAATTGCTTTTTGACTATTCCGATGAGTATGGCTTTACTGAAGGCTTAAAGATTATTTCTGGTAAGGTTGTGGAGTTTGGCCCAGAATTTATAAAGCCGCATTTGGGTTGGAATCAGGTTTTCAATACTGCAGAATTCAGATTTTTTGAAGATATTCCTGATGCCTCTTCTTTTTATTTTGTTCACTCATATTATCCTGAAGTTCTTGATCTTTCTTGTAAAAAGGCTTTCTCTGAGTATGACGATAAGAAGTTTGCATGTGTTATTGAAAAAGATAATGTGTTTGCATGCCAGTTTCATCCCGAGAAAAGTGGTCGTTGGGGGCTGAAACTTTTGGATAATTTTTTGAGATCTACAAAGTTTTAA